One window from the genome of Dermacentor silvarum isolate Dsil-2018 chromosome 5, BIME_Dsil_1.4, whole genome shotgun sequence encodes:
- the LOC119454179 gene encoding uncharacterized protein LOC119454179 — MDHACLNRVNGYLESNDVYRSNRIGSRRGISTQDAIIQLKGQVIDTTGRGLRAILGLVLKKAFDRIEHAAILERIAQLALGERTYNYIRNFLTGRTARIRLDDEESIQVDIGSAGTLQGSVVSPMFPTSS, encoded by the coding sequence ATGGATCACGCCTGCCTGAACAGAGTTAACGGCTACCTGGAGTCCAACGACGTATACCGCAGCAACAGGATCGGCTCCAGAAGAGGGATCTCTACCCAAGACGCCATTATACAACTCAAGGGGCAAGTCATAGACACCACGGGGCGAGGCTTGAGGGCAATACTCGGACTCGTTCTAAAGAAGGCCTTCGACAGGATCGAGCACGCGGCCATCCTCGAAAGAATCGCGCAACTCGCCCTAGGCGAACGAACCTACAATTACATAAGAAATTTCCTTACGGGAAGAACAGCCAGAATCAGACTGGACGATGAGGAGAGCATCCAGGTGGACATAGGCAGCGCGGGCACGCTGCAAGGGTCCGTCGTGTCACCGATGTTTCCAACCTCGTCATGA